In Ctenopharyngodon idella isolate HZGC_01 chromosome 20, HZGC01, whole genome shotgun sequence, the following proteins share a genomic window:
- the dcbld1 gene encoding discoidin, CUB and LCCL domain-containing protein 1, translated as MSGHTVLHGLILLYSIHPLVLAEKPDDGCGHYVLGQESGVLSSKNYPGTYPNNSWCEWRIRVPIGHTIVLKFGDLNMETKDCESDYLKVLKGYGAENVYWEYCGGQMPRHTQIHTDSSELTVRFRSSQHISGRGFLLSYSTENHKELLTCLDRGSHFPASKYRKYCPAGCAAVTGDVSGDISLGYRHTSVLCKAAVHAGVIMDQFGGPITVEERRGLSHYPAVRANGIQSKDGSLSETLFTFVTNDCSQQTVLQPVATTTSLSSHNISSDGSEVDWFPNSTQPGISDDLNHNHPQWLQIDLGEKRRITGILTTGLTITNFEYFVKNYKIEYKERNRWRTFVQYNNSNDMIFEGNTDSLHQTRNTFHPSIVARSIRVVPQQWHRIIAMKVQLLGCPYVKPIPVNSSSQVTQEAQPTQPIHSDMTKPVPSQADLVNMVVIIVPTILLVILLLVGICLVKMLYNKKTKDNTYGSAETQHTGCWRQIKQPFARHQSTEFTIKYSSEKDPIQKLDLVTSAMAAEYQQPLMLGTDTVSRKGSTFRPMDTEAKDKDNEATSHYDHLQTGIQYALPLTNQEPEYATPIIERHAFRKDPFLPDPSYSVPGVVLNKSPSFRAVEGSNCRKVIGGLSGGYQTPQIKIDRGNYPEDIYDSPKIAKPVVKNGSCLAYQKPQIKSPVQECYSTPRDCVRLPFSGLRPDPEGSRSDPEGSSSEGS; from the exons ATGATGGATGTGGTCATTATGTCCTGGGCCAAGAGAGTGGTGTCCTGTCTTCCAAGAACTACCCAGGAACTTACCCCAACAACTCCTGGTGTGAATGGCGGATCCGTGTACCCATTGGCCACACCATTGTCCTCAAGTTTGGAGACCTGAACATGGAGACGAAGGACTGCGAGTCAGACTATTTAAAGGTTCTAAAAGGATATGGCGCGGAAAATG TGTACTGGGAGTACTGCGGTGGTCAGATGCCCAGACATACTCAGATTCACACGGACTCCAGCGAACTGACTGTCCGCTTTCGTAGCAGCCAGCACATTTCTGGAAGAGGATTCCTGCTGTCATACTCCACAGAAAACCACAAAG AGCTGCTGACATGCTTGGACAGAGGCAGTCATTTCCCAGCATCAAAGTACAG GAAGTACTGTCCGGCCGGATGTGCAGCGGTGACGGGAGACGTGTCTGGGGACATTTCCCTGGGCTATAGACAT ACATCAGTTTTGTGTAAAGCTGCGGTGCATGCTGGGGTCATCATGGACCAGTTTGGAggaccaatcacagtggaggagcgCCGAGGGCTCAGTCACTACCCTGCGGTCAGAGCCAACGGCATCCAGTCAAAAGA TGGCTCGCTGTCTGAAACCCTCTTCACGTTTGTGACAAACG ATTGCAGCCAACAGACTGTTCTTCAACCGGTGGCCACAACTACAAGCTTGTCATCACACAATATCTCCTCTGATGGGTCTGAAGTTGACTGGTTCCCTAACAGCACCCAACCGGGTATCTCCGATGACCTCAACCATAACCATCCACAGTGGCTACAGATTGATCTTGGGGAAAAGAGGAGGATCACAG GTATTCTGACCACAGGCTTGACCATCACAAACTttgaatattttgtgaaaaactACAAGATCGAGTACAAGGAGAGGAATCGCTGGCGGACATTTGTCCAGTATAATAACTCTAATGATATG ATTTTTGAAGGAAATACTGACAGCCTCCACCAAACACGCAACACCTTCCATCCCTCCATCGTAGCACGAAGCATTCGTGTCGTGCCTCAACAGTGGCACCGGATAATTGCCATGAAAGTGCAGCTGCTGGGCTGTCCTTATGTGAAACCCATCCCAG TGAATTCATCGTCTCAGGTGACACAGGAGGCTCAGCCTACACAGCCCATACACAGTGACATGACGAAACCAGTGCCCTCTCAGGCTGATCTTG TTAATATGGTTGTAATAATTGTGCCCACCATTCTTCTTGTGATCCTGCTCCTGGTGGGAATCTGCCTGGTTAAAATGCTATACAA TAAGAAGACAAAGGATAACACGTACGGCTCTGCAGAGACACAGCATACAG GCTGTTGGAGACAGATAAAACAGCCGTTTGCCAGACACCAGTCCACAGAGTTCACCATCAAATACAGCTCTGAGAAAGACCCCATCCAGAAGCTGGACCTGGTAACCAGTGCAATGGCAG CCGAATACCAGCAGCCGCTCATGCTCGGCACGGACACTGTCTCTCGAAAAGGCTCGACGTTCAGGCCCATGGACACCGAGGCCAAAGACAAGGACAACGAGGCTACTTCTCACTACGACCACCTGCAGACGGGCATCCAGTACGCTTTGCCACTGACCAATCAGGAGCCAGAGTACGCCACGCCCATCATCGAGCGCCACGCCTTCCGCAAAGATCCCTTCCTCCCTGATCCCAGCTACAGCGTCCCAGGGGTGGTACTAAACAAAAGCCCATCATTTCGAGCAGTAGAGGGCAGTAACTGCAGGAAAGTGATCGGAGGACTGTCTGGGGGCTACCAGACACCCCAGATCAAAATAGACAGGGGGAATTACCCAGAGGACATCTACGACAGCCCTAAAATCGCGAAGCCCGTCGTGAAGAACGGGAGTTGCTTGGCGTACCAGAAACCCCAGATTAAGTCGCCGGTGCAGGAGTGCTATTCCACTCCGAGAGACTGTGTCAGACTGCCCTTCTCTGGACTCAGACCGGACCCGGAGGGCAGTAGGTCCGACCCAGAGGGCAGCAGCTCAGAGGGAAGCTGA